In Brachybacterium saurashtrense, the genomic stretch GGCTTCGGTCGCGGTTCGGGCGATCTCGCCGCCTGGGGGCGCCAGAGCGGGGACCAGCAGCTGTTCCCCCGCGAGGGCGAAGAGATGGTCACCAAGGACACCATCGTCTCGCTGCTGGAGTTCAGCCTGCGCCTCGGCGACGAGGGTGCCGCACCGGATGCGGACACCCAGATCGAGAACGCCGGGGCGAGCCTCGAGCAGGGGATGTTCGCCACCGCCTCCTGCGCCTTCCAGCAGGTCCCGAGCTCGCAGATCCTCACCTTCCAGGACTCGACGGGGGATCCGCTGCAGCTGCTGCGCATGCCCGCGCGGGAGAGCGGGAACGCCGCGATGGTGAACAAGGCCTCGATGTACTGGTCGATCGGCGCGAACACCGCCGATTCCCAGAACGCCGCGCGCCTCACCTCGTTCATGCTCACCGACAGCGCCGCCGCCGAGGTGCTGAAGATCGAGCGGGGCATTCCCGCCTTCCCCGCGGTGCAAGAGGCCGTGCGGCCCCTCCTCACCGAGAACGAGCTGGTCTCGCTCGACTTCGCGCAGACGATGCAGGAGGAGGTGGTGACGCCGCCCGTGGTCACCCCGGCCAGCGGCGTCGGCTTCGGCGACGAGTACACCCGCATCGCGGAGGCGGTGCTCTTCGGCCAGACCGCCCCGTCCGACGCGGCCGACGAGATCCTCGAGATCCTCACCTCGATGCAGCCCGGATCCTGAGGCCCTCCCTCAGCGCCGTCGGTGCAGCACGGGCACGGCGCCCAGACCGGTGGCGACCCCGTCGAGCATCGTCTCCAGCTCCTGCATCTGGAACCGCTCGCCGTAGGTGCGGTGCGCGGCGGCGACCATCTGCGCCGCGGCCTCGGCGTTCTCGGCAGCGGCGGCGGCCGCGGCGGTGGTGCCGTGGATCCGCAGGGTGAGGCGTGAGCGCCCGGCGGGGAGGAGACCGGTGAGGTCGAGCCGGTAGGGCGGGCGCCACAGCACCCCCACCTCGGTCCCGTCCACCGAGACCACCGCGATCTCGCGCACGGGCGGCGCGAGCAGGGCCCGGTAGCCGCTGCCGCCGCCGGTGTGCGGCAGCACGGTGCCGTCGCCGAGGTCCAGCACCAGCGGGCCCTGCGCGGTGCGCTCGTCGAGCTCGAGCACGGTCTCCAGGAGCAGCGGGGCGGTCTCCGCGGCCTCCTCGCCGTGTCGCAGGTGCGGGAGCGTGACCGGGTGGGAGGGCGCGCCGGGACGGGTGAGGCTCCAGGGGCCCTCGAGCCGCAGCGGCCCGTCGTGCGGGTGGGCCGCAGCGTCTGCAGGCGCCGAGGCGTCCGCAGGCGCCGAAGCGTCCGAGGTGCCCGGAACGTCGGAGGCGATCGGTGCCGGCTCCGGGGTCGCGACCGGCGGGCCGACGACGGCTGCGGGCCCTGCCGGTCCGGTCGCGAGCAGCAGCAGCGCCTGATAGGGGTGCAGCTCCAGCGCACCGCCGGCGGGATCGAGGGTGAGGCTCTCACCGGGTGAGACTCCGCCCGGGTCCAGCAGCGTCAGCGCGGCGCGCGGCTCCCGCACCGAGACGTGGAGGGTGCGGTGCGTCGGCCCGGTGTTGACCAGCAGGTACAGGTCCCCGTCGGCGAGGCGTCGGCGCACCGTGCCCACCACGCCGCCGTCGCCGACGAGCACCAGCGGGGGCGGCAGGATCCCGCGCAGCGCCTCGGCGAGCGGAGAGTTCCCGCCGCCGTCCGCGCCGCGACCGCCGTGCCCGGCGCCGGCCTCCGCGCCCGCTACGTCCCCCGCAGCCCCGGACGTCGCGGCCCCGGCCATCGACAGCGTGGCGTGATCGACCAGGTGCTCGTCGGCGTAGCCGTCGGCCGGCATCTCGACGGGGAGCCCGGCGGGGTAGGCCGGGGAGTCCACGCTCAGCACGGTGCCGCCGGCCTCCCGCACCCGGTCCAGCCACGCGGCGGTCGCCGCGGGGAGGCGGTGCACGCGCGGCAGCACCACGACCGGGTGGGCGGCGGGGTCGAGGCCGGGGAGGATCTCGTCGTCGATGAGGTCGAGGTCGTAGCCGGCGCGGCGGAGCGCCGCCGGGAGCTGCTCGCCGATGCGGGCGCGGCAGGCGGCCCACAGGTCGTGGCCGGCGCCGCGGGCGGCGCGCACGTCCGCATAGGGCAGGTAGAGGGCGATGTCCGCGCCCGGGGCGCCGAGCCGCAGCGCGGCGCACAGCCGGGTGAGGTGGGCGGTGAGCTCTCCCATCGCGGGCCACCAGGCGTTGCGGTCGTCCAGCGCCCCGGCCGCGTAGAAGGTCCAGCCCAGGCCCGGCGCCTCCGGCGGGGAGTACGGCCAGCCGTGCCCCACGAAGTGGGTGATCCCCAGCAGCAGGTGCTCGTGCGCCTCGCCCAGCAGGTCCAGCGGCGCGGCGCGGAAGGAGGGCGAGTGCACCCACGTCCACACCTCGCTGGAGACCACCTCGCGGCGGTCGTGGTGCGCGGCCGACGAGGCCCAGCGGGACTGCGTGAGCGCCGTCCAGCCCGCGCCCTCGCCCTCGATGAGGTGGGCGCCGCGCTGGGCGGCGAGGGTGATCGGCGGCTGCCCGTAGCCCTGCAGGCGGAAGCGCACCCCGTGCTCCTCGGTCCAGGTGCGGCAGGTGGCCACGAACCCCTCCTCGACCAGCTCGGAGAGGGTGCGGCCGTAGTCCTCGCGCACCTGCGCCGCGCCCGGGGCGTCCACCTCCAGCAGGTGCAGCACCTCCCGCAGGTCGTAGCCGCGCCGGGCGAGGAACCGGGCGGGCAGCGCGGCGGTCCAGCCGCAGTCGTACACCTCGAGGCTGTCGCTGAACACGGAGCCGAGCAGCGCGGCGGGCACCGCACCGAGGAGCGCGCCGCCCACCACGTCGAGGTGGTGACGCACCGCGGCG encodes the following:
- a CDS encoding ABC transporter substrate-binding protein, which translates into the protein MLSRRRTLALLAAAGTGSVLAACGPNAPSSSSAEGSALRVYWWGAELRAGLTQEVLDMFTQDHPDLAIAPEYSEWSSYWDKLATQTAGGTAPDVIQMDEAYIDSYGSNGSLLDLESVPDVLDLSAMDEAILETGRLSDGTLVGAPNGFNLYATGMNPAVLERAGIELPDDTTWTWDDFLALCQELTEWGRSSGENVFGTSGFGRGSGDLAAWGRQSGDQQLFPREGEEMVTKDTIVSLLEFSLRLGDEGAAPDADTQIENAGASLEQGMFATASCAFQQVPSSQILTFQDSTGDPLQLLRMPARESGNAAMVNKASMYWSIGANTADSQNAARLTSFMLTDSAAAEVLKIERGIPAFPAVQEAVRPLLTENELVSLDFAQTMQEEVVTPPVVTPASGVGFGDEYTRIAEAVLFGQTAPSDAADEILEILTSMQPGS
- a CDS encoding glycosyl hydrolase translates to MPEHTTLPPHTAEDVRDALAAPAPGARPMMRWWWFGPDMDRDEIARELRAMAAAGLGGAEIALVHPLRPGAPDYLSDEVLAHVRHAAERARELGLRLDVTLGSGWSYGGAHIGAEYAARRLRWERRDLGPQPLSWELAPSWPGDELVSVHVGEGLPPSGWTRLAVTDGRLEIPAGRGPRTVLIAWSEVTGQQVKRAAAGAEGPVVDHLSAAAVRHHLDVVGGALLGAVPAALLGSVFSDSLEVYDCGWTAALPARFLARRGYDLREVLHLLEVDAPGAAQVREDYGRTLSELVEEGFVATCRTWTEEHGVRFRLQGYGQPPITLAAQRGAHLIEGEGAGWTALTQSRWASSAAHHDRREVVSSEVWTWVHSPSFRAAPLDLLGEAHEHLLLGITHFVGHGWPYSPPEAPGLGWTFYAAGALDDRNAWWPAMGELTAHLTRLCAALRLGAPGADIALYLPYADVRAARGAGHDLWAACRARIGEQLPAALRRAGYDLDLIDDEILPGLDPAAHPVVVLPRVHRLPAATAAWLDRVREAGGTVLSVDSPAYPAGLPVEMPADGYADEHLVDHATLSMAGAATSGAAGDVAGAEAGAGHGGRGADGGGNSPLAEALRGILPPPLVLVGDGGVVGTVRRRLADGDLYLLVNTGPTHRTLHVSVREPRAALTLLDPGGVSPGESLTLDPAGGALELHPYQALLLLATGPAGPAAVVGPPVATPEPAPIASDVPGTSDASAPADASAPADAAAHPHDGPLRLEGPWSLTRPGAPSHPVTLPHLRHGEEAAETAPLLLETVLELDERTAQGPLVLDLGDGTVLPHTGGGSGYRALLAPPVREIAVVSVDGTEVGVLWRPPYRLDLTGLLPAGRSRLTLRIHGTTAAAAAAAENAEAAAQMVAAAHRTYGERFQMQELETMLDGVATGLGAVPVLHRRR